The genomic window atcatgtacacatatagatatgaAAGGTTTTTGTGGAATAATATAAGCAAGAATGCAGTAGGTACTGTGAGCACATTAGGAATGGTGTATCAAAGTGAATGGATAAAGTCTGATGAAGACTTAGAGAGAAGGACTGAAAAAGTGTTATGAATCTTTGCATTGAAATTAACTAATCTCAATGCAAATGATAATAACCAAGTTTAGTTGAATAATGATATTTTTTCTGTAAAAGAgctattattcacattttacaaaaaaatagaTACTAGTGTACAATCATTTTTACAtcttaaaatattaattactttttattaaAACATAGGATCTTTTTGTGTAAAAGAGACAAGAAGCAGCTATGGAAGCTATCACAAGTTAGgctaatataaataaatatttgagacAAATATAAACAAGTAGGCCAGATCTTTAAAAAGCTAATAAAGTTAGCCACTTAAATGTTTTCACTCACTATGAAAAAAACATACAAGAAACCTACTTGTTCAAGTGGAGGACAAGCAgcttattgacttttttttccagtcttaacTGGGGCTAATCCATATTTTTGAATGAGGCAACCCATTGTTGGCACTTAAGTGCTCTTAAATAAAAAGATATGTTGGCCAGTCATGGTTGCATATTTTAAATGGCTTCACCTACTCCTGAGTTTTGTAAGTCATCATCTATATTTGCAGTAGTAGCATCACTGTCCAAGATTTCTGGGTTTTCTTCATTGAAGTTCTCTTCTTGAGCTCTTTGTAAGTTCCCTTCTTGAACTTCATTTGTAATATCCTTTTCAGATGTCTGCGTGCTGGGCACAATAACTGACAAATCTTCTTCTTGGGGCTGACTGTTACTTGACCGTTTTGCCTGTCTCCTTTCCAAGGCCAGCTGTTTGTTCTTCTCAATTCTTTGCTGCTGCTCCTCTGTTAGACTTGTGTTTGACTGAGAAGCAAATATTCCTTCCTCAGCCGGACTTGCAAATACAGCATCGAAGTCTGTGTTAGTTGTATCTAGTCCATTACTTTCTGCTTTACCACCATCATTACTAATAAAATCCTCATGTACAATAGGAAGATCGAGTCGAATTCGTTTTAAGCAGGTCTGAACTTCCTTCTTATTTCCCAAACGTTCTACCCTACCAATAAAATCCTCAAATTGCAGTTTAGGGAACAGCCTATGTGCCCAGTGCTCCATGTGTCTGATTAATGTCTTCAAATCTTCAGCCTCATGGCCTTTACCTTTGAATTTTACTTTATCAAACACATGCCTTAATGCTGGAAGTCCTCTTTCTGAAATTAATCTCTGAGCATCTAACTTAGGCAAACTTCTTCTCACAATTCTCTTTGGAGCCACAGGC from Notamacropus eugenii isolate mMacEug1 chromosome 1, mMacEug1.pri_v2, whole genome shotgun sequence includes these protein-coding regions:
- the LOC140523862 gene encoding TIMELESS-interacting protein-like; protein product: MEPEDNRLPALPDFEAIQDETFQPLPPPASPGRDEAREDALTADTRRDDQMGDMPVAPKRIVRRSLPKLDAQRLISERGLPALRHVFDKVKFKGKGHEAEDLKTLIRHMEHWAHRLFPKLQFEDFIGRVERLGNKKEVQTCLKRIRLDLPIVHEDFISNDGGKAESNGLDTTNTDFDAVFASPAEEGIFASQSNTSLTEEQQQRIEKNKQLALERRQAKRSSNSQPQEEDLSVIVPSTQTSEKDITNEVQEGNLQRAQEENFNEENPEILDSDATTANIDDDLQNSGVGEAI